The Candidatus Eisenbacteria bacterium genome has a window encoding:
- a CDS encoding M56 family metallopeptidase, translating into LALQWRSALEASGVSTSMTCRLHHGIRVPLVCGLRRPVLLLPEEAAGWDPAILRAVLAHEIAHLRRRDPLWLAVAHVARAIYWFHPLAWLAVRALRAESERACDDAVIRTGEKPSRYAETLLGFVPSAAPEPAAALAFMRRGGLEDRITGVLDPRRDRGALGRGERSLVIALALTGVVFLAAVQPVAVTTSRAASSAPKAESSETFDERWTTKARSVEPTSARFRNRTDSPVRIRYAEVRNVEGAARGSVGITMPELVIENRDPSRRLVALLMGFDLPTTRDRTWVDIAIAPAETARLELQSRQWSAVVPAEDASQLTLHIAGARFDDGHSWRASPSAPSGKPGTSPKDAPVAKGPSSGATPAPPAPDWADQKWPETKWPEQKDPKTQWPKTPMPDQQWPETAWPDTKDKVTPRAPDPANAPKPPRDARKIPARIRNPEGAPVMIVEALTPVHEAPKPGEQPMTWLPDVKLENRSSKTVVSVRLRYKPDTGSHAVTGQNVRIAPHGSAVVHRDLETWGRPQDMTVQLLGVRFSDGSVWGTLDSAIDARDQWVYPLSPEGR; encoded by the coding sequence GCCTCGCGCTTCAGTGGCGCTCCGCGCTGGAAGCCAGCGGCGTCTCGACGAGCATGACGTGCCGGCTCCACCACGGAATCCGTGTGCCGCTGGTCTGCGGCCTGCGCCGGCCCGTGCTGCTGCTGCCCGAGGAAGCCGCCGGCTGGGATCCTGCGATTCTCCGTGCCGTGCTGGCACATGAGATCGCTCACCTTCGCCGCCGCGATCCTCTATGGCTCGCGGTGGCGCACGTCGCGCGCGCCATCTACTGGTTTCATCCGTTGGCCTGGCTGGCCGTCCGCGCGCTGCGCGCCGAGAGCGAGCGCGCATGCGACGATGCCGTCATCCGCACGGGCGAGAAGCCGTCGCGCTATGCCGAGACCCTGCTCGGGTTCGTCCCGAGCGCGGCTCCGGAGCCGGCCGCCGCGCTGGCCTTCATGCGGCGCGGCGGGCTGGAAGACCGCATCACCGGCGTCCTCGATCCCCGGCGTGATCGCGGCGCCCTCGGTCGCGGCGAGCGATCTCTAGTGATCGCACTGGCCCTGACGGGAGTCGTCTTTCTGGCCGCGGTCCAGCCGGTCGCCGTCACGACGTCGCGCGCCGCTTCGAGCGCTCCAAAGGCCGAAAGCTCGGAGACGTTCGATGAACGGTGGACGACGAAAGCCCGCTCGGTCGAGCCGACTTCCGCGCGCTTCCGCAACCGCACCGACTCGCCGGTGCGAATCCGCTATGCCGAGGTTCGGAACGTTGAAGGAGCGGCTCGCGGCTCGGTGGGCATCACGATGCCCGAGCTGGTCATCGAGAATCGCGATCCCTCGCGGCGCCTGGTCGCGCTGCTGATGGGCTTCGACCTTCCGACGACGCGCGACCGCACGTGGGTGGATATCGCCATCGCACCCGCGGAGACCGCGAGGCTGGAGCTGCAGTCGCGGCAGTGGTCCGCCGTCGTTCCCGCCGAGGATGCGAGCCAGCTGACCCTCCACATCGCCGGAGCGCGTTTCGACGATGGGCACTCGTGGCGAGCGTCACCCTCGGCGCCGTCCGGCAAGCCCGGGACCTCACCGAAAGATGCGCCCGTGGCGAAGGGACCTTCGAGTGGCGCCACTCCGGCGCCCCCGGCGCCGGACTGGGCCGATCAGAAATGGCCGGAAACCAAATGGCCGGAACAGAAGGATCCCAAGACCCAGTGGCCCAAGACGCCCATGCCCGATCAGCAGTGGCCCGAGACGGCGTGGCCGGATACCAAGGACAAGGTCACGCCGAGGGCGCCCGATCCAGCCAATGCTCCAAAACCGCCGCGCGATGCCCGGAAGATCCCCGCACGGATCCGAAACCCCGAGGGCGCGCCGGTGATGATCGTCGAAGCGCTCACGCCGGTGCACGAAGCCCCGAAGCCAGGAGAGCAGCCGATGACCTGGCTGCCGGACGTGAAGCTCGAAAACCGCAGCAGCAAGACGGTCGTGAGCGTGCGGCTGCGCTACAAACCGGACACCGGGAGCCACGCGGTCACCGGCCAGAATGTGCGGATCGCCCCTCATGGCTCCGCCGTCGTCCACCGCGACCTCGAGACCTGGGGCAGGCCGCAGGACATGACCGTTCAGCTGCTCGGCGTGCGTTTTTCCGACGGGAGCGTCTGGGGAACGTTGGACTCCGCCATCGACGCCCGCGATCAGTGGGTCTATCCGCTCTCGCCCGAAGGGCGCTGA
- a CDS encoding septal ring lytic transglycosylase RlpA family protein, with the protein MHPRVWLSMLLLAFCMAGLPLRPAADTKSPDLTVDREVGVASFYGARFHRLLTASGERFNMYGMTAAHRTLPFGTRVRVTNLRNGRAVVVQINDRGPFVKGRVIDLSYAAARRLQMVQRGTEHVRIELIG; encoded by the coding sequence ATGCACCCGAGGGTGTGGCTCAGCATGTTGCTGCTCGCGTTCTGCATGGCGGGACTTCCCTTGCGGCCCGCCGCGGATACGAAGTCGCCCGATCTCACCGTGGACCGCGAAGTCGGTGTGGCTTCGTTCTACGGCGCGCGTTTCCACCGCCTGCTGACCGCGAGTGGGGAGCGCTTCAACATGTACGGGATGACGGCGGCTCATCGCACGCTGCCGTTTGGCACCCGGGTGCGGGTCACCAATCTGAGGAACGGGAGGGCTGTGGTCGTCCAGATCAATGATCGCGGCCCGTTCGTGAAGGGCCGTGTGATCGACCTCTCTTACGCCGCCGCTCGCAGGCTGCAGATGGTGCAGCGCGGGACGGAGCACGTCCGGATCGAGCTCATCGGCTAG
- a CDS encoding septal ring lytic transglycosylase RlpA family protein, with translation MRVASPPVEPQMGVASYYAGRWHGRRTASGERFDMHEMTAAHRTLPFGTRVRVTNLKNGRDVVVRINDRGPWKKKRVIDVSYAAARKLGMIGPGTVRVRLDVVAESASRLP, from the coding sequence ATGAGAGTGGCCTCCCCCCCGGTCGAGCCCCAGATGGGTGTGGCCTCGTACTACGCTGGGCGGTGGCACGGCCGCCGGACGGCCAGCGGCGAGCGCTTCGACATGCACGAGATGACTGCGGCTCACCGCACGCTTCCCTTCGGCACTCGCGTGCGGGTGACCAATCTCAAGAACGGCCGCGACGTGGTGGTGCGCATCAATGACCGCGGGCCATGGAAGAAGAAGCGGGTCATCGACGTGTCCTACGCGGCCGCCCGCAAGCTGGGCATGATCGGACCCGGAACCGTCCGCGTGCGTCTGGATGTCGTGGCGGAATCCGCTTCTCGCCTGCCCTGA